The Montipora capricornis isolate CH-2021 chromosome 3, ASM3666992v2, whole genome shotgun sequence genome window below encodes:
- the LOC138043457 gene encoding NLR family CARD domain-containing protein 3-like: MLTQWKREEGDTKDNLGGIEDGFGPADFIDDIRELYKTREGWLAPFPWCEEFRFHLDNIFTRLKMVSRKKERGTKTDSIVNMLEIFKPHEECSQPRKILIEGQPGMGKTTYCNKVAYDWARNCKSGDSFPDVQVLLLLKCRDINSDLWEAIDDQLLPKDIKKEEREKFFSFVRDHQSKVLLVLDGLDELPTHKLPVYKEIIQGRMLPKCHLVVTARHEAGIEVRECCDTLLEVEGFSENDAEDFIWRYFKTQEHLWKKLLDKLRSDASLKQLTANPLNTALLCLLCEDFQGHLPKGRTLLFLEIVACVLRRYMEKKNVAKTDQDPIEFYHAELKDLGCIALNGLLNDEMYFEHSAFRNCTSDLIPELGFLSVQPGRSKRRPSRCYGFLHKSFQEFFAAFYLSCQLLDEESSPDSLVSDTRYFKEFQQVLMFTCGVLAQRCETRATALISSIASAINRLADERASAGYVLVSLNCIKECEKDKGTFSKELAHTFGSLLEIQTCDLFSLFGAPNPVGPSSASALARALEVNSTLTYLNLSGNKIGDSGAAALAKAMEFNSTLTSLALFNCKIGDSGAVALAKAVERNSTLTQLDLSGNEIADSGAAALAKAVERNSTLTQLHLSGNEIADSGAAALAKVVERNSTLTELHLSCNEIGDSGAAALAKAVERNSTLTELHLSRNEIGDSGAAALAKAMERNSTLTSLELCCRKIGKSGALALAEAMELKSTLTTWPLIHYKITSLLWD; the protein is encoded by the exons ATGCTCACCCAGTGGAAGAGGGAAGAGGGAGACACAAAAGACAACTTGGGAGGAATCGAAG ATGGTTTCGGTCCAGCTGACTTTATCGACGATATTCGAGAACTCTACAAAACCCGTGAAGGATGGCTTGCGCCTTTCCCGTGGTGCGAAGAGTTTCGATTCCATCTTGATAACATTTTTACCAGGCTAAAAATGGTCAGCAGGAAAAAAGAACGAGGGACAAAGACTGACTCTATAGTTAACATGTTGGAAATCTTCAAACCACATGAAGAATGTTCGCAACCCAGAAAGATTTTGATTGAAGGACAGCCAGGCATGGGAAAGACAACCTATTGTAACAAGGTTGCTTACGACTGGGCCAGGAACTGTAAATCAGGAGATTCATTTCCTGATGTCCaagtgttgctgttgttgaaatGTAGAGACATTAACTCTGACTTATGGGAGGCTATTGATGACCAGCTTTTACCGAAAGAcataaagaaagaagaaagagaaaagttcTTCAGCTTCGTTCGGGACCATCAGTCAAAGGTCTTGCTGGTACTTGACGGATTGGATGAGTTGCCAACCCATAAATTACCCGTCTATAAAGAGATTATTCAAGGGAGAATGCTTCCAAAATGTCATTTAGTGGTTACAGCACGCCACGAAGCTGGGATAGAAGTACGGGAGTGCTGTGACACCCTGCTAGAGGTCGAAGGATTTTCTGAAAACGATGCTGAAGATTTTATCTGGAGATATTTCAAAACCCAGGAGCACCTGTGGAAGAAGCTCTTGGACAAGCTGCGTTCGGATGCAAGCCTTAAGCAACTAACTGCAAATCCATTAAATACAGCACTTCTATGCCTCCTTTGCGAAGACTTCCAAGGACATTTGCCAAAAGGTAGAACTCTCCTTTTCCTCGAAATAGTTGCGTGCGTGCTGAGGAGGTACATGGAGAAGAAGAATGTAGCAAAAACGGACCAAGACCCAATCGAGTTTTACCACGCTGAATTAAAGGATCTGGGTTGTATAGCGTTGAATGGCTTGCTCAACGATGAGATGTATTTCGAGCACAGCGCATTCCGAAATTGTACCAGCGACTTAATACCTGAACTGGGATTTCTGTCAGTTCAGCCGGGACGCAGTAAACGAAGACCAAGTAGGTGCTACGGGTTTCTACACAAGAGCTTTCAGGAGTTCTTTGCTGCGTTTTATCTCAGTTGCCAACTTCTAGATGAGGAAAGTAGCCCCGATAGCTTAGTTTCTGACACCAGGTATTTTAAAGAGTTTCAACAAGTGCTTATGTTTACTTGTGGTGTATTGGCTCAACGGTGCGAGACGAGGGCCACGGCACTTATATCAAGTATAGCAAGTGCAATTAACCGATTAGCAGACGAGAGAGCAAGCGCTGGCTATGTACTTGTTTCATTGAATTGTATCAAGGAATGTGAGAAAGATAAGGGTACCTTTAGCAAAGAATTAGCGCATACTTTTGGTTCGCTTCTTGAAATTCAGACGTGTGATTTATTTAGTTTATTTGGAGCGCCTAATCCAGTCGGTCCCTCAAGTGCTTCCGCACTGGCTAGAGCATTGGAagtcaattcaacgctgacatacTTGAATTTGTCTGGCAATAAAatcggtgactcgggtgctgctgcactggctaaagcaatggaattcaattcaacgctgacatccTTGGCATTGTTCAACTGTAAAATTGGTGACTCGGGTGCTGTTGCACtcgctaaagcagtggaaagaaattcaacgctgacacagTTAGATTTGTCTGGCAATGAAATCGctgactcgggtgctgctgcactggctaaagcagtggaaagaaattcaacgctgacacagTTACATTTGTCTGGCAATGAAATCGctgactcgggtgctgctgcactggctaaagtagtggaaagaaattcaacgctgacagagttaCATTTGTCTTGcaatgaaatcggtgactcgggtgctgctgcactggctaaagcagtggaaagaaattcaacgctgacagagttaCATTTGTCTCGcaatgaaatcggtgactcgggtgctgctgcactggctaaagcaatggaaagaaattcaacgctgacatccTTGGAATTGTGCTGCCGTAAAATCGGTAAATCGGGTGCTCTTGCACTGGCTGAAGCAATggaattaaagtcaacgctGACTACGTGGCCGTTGATTCACTATAAAATTACTAGTTTGCTGTGGGACTGA